The following proteins are encoded in a genomic region of Streptomyces gobiensis:
- a CDS encoding RDD family protein: protein MDNRQAMGSWLSGPRAAAEEMGADFGYRGERLGLPEDGPGSVAPLGRRFGAIFIDWLLCVLIAYGLLSGDGMRGAGNWALLVFGVMAFLTVGTIGSTPGKRVLGLRVISVTGDRLTLPRVLVRTALLVLAIPALIWDRDGRGLHDRLSGAVQVRI, encoded by the coding sequence GTGGACAACAGGCAGGCAATGGGATCGTGGCTCTCCGGCCCCCGCGCGGCGGCCGAGGAGATGGGTGCGGACTTCGGCTACCGGGGGGAGCGGCTGGGGCTCCCGGAGGACGGGCCGGGCTCGGTGGCTCCGCTGGGGCGGCGGTTCGGTGCGATCTTCATCGACTGGCTGCTGTGTGTCCTGATCGCTTATGGGCTGCTGTCCGGTGATGGCATGCGGGGCGCGGGTAACTGGGCGCTGCTCGTCTTCGGGGTCATGGCCTTTCTGACCGTGGGCACGATCGGCTCTACGCCCGGCAAGCGCGTTCTCGGGCTGCGGGTGATCTCGGTGACGGGTGACCGGCTCACCCTTCCCCGGGTTCTCGTGCGCACCGCGCTGCTGGTGCTGGCCATCCCCGCGCTGATCTGGGACCGGGACGGCCGGGGGCTGCACGACCGGCTGTCGGGGGCGGTGCAGGTCCGTATCTGA
- a CDS encoding DUF4191 domain-containing protein has translation MARKEKSENPGRLKQIALTYKMTRRADRWIGFILLGVGLVTFGVVLGIGFLVGHPVYLGILGFLLAFLAMAIVFGRRAERAAFGQMEGQPGAAAAVLDNIGKGWSVTPAVAMNRNQDVVHRAVGKPGVVLVAEGNPNRLRGLLASEKRKMARVLGDVPVHDVIVGNGEGQVPLKKLRTTIVKKPRALPGSQVTEVNDRLRAMGDLMSNMPLPKGPLPKGMRLPKGQGGGR, from the coding sequence ATGGCGAGGAAGGAAAAATCCGAGAACCCAGGGCGGCTCAAGCAGATCGCCCTGACGTACAAGATGACCCGGCGGGCCGATCGGTGGATCGGATTCATCCTGCTCGGCGTGGGGCTTGTCACCTTCGGCGTTGTCCTCGGGATCGGTTTCCTGGTCGGACACCCGGTCTATCTGGGCATCCTGGGCTTCCTGCTGGCCTTCCTCGCGATGGCGATCGTCTTCGGCCGCCGTGCCGAACGGGCGGCCTTCGGGCAGATGGAAGGCCAGCCGGGCGCCGCCGCGGCGGTGCTGGACAACATCGGCAAAGGCTGGTCGGTCACCCCGGCGGTCGCGATGAACCGCAACCAGGACGTCGTGCACCGGGCCGTGGGCAAGCCCGGTGTCGTGCTGGTGGCCGAGGGCAACCCGAACCGGCTGCGCGGTCTGCTGGCCTCCGAGAAGCGGAAGATGGCCCGTGTGCTGGGCGATGTGCCGGTGCATGATGTGATCGTGGGCAACGGTGAGGGCCAGGTGCCCCTGAAGAAGCTGCGCACCACCATCGTCAAGAAGCCCCGGGCACTGCCCGGCTCCCAGGTCACCGAGGTCAATGACCGGCTGCGCGCGATGGGCGATTTGATGAGCAATATGCCGCTCCCAAAGGGCCCGCTGCCCAAGGGCATGCGCCTGCCGAAGGGACAGGGCGGCGGCCGCTGA
- the lipA gene encoding lipoyl synthase, translated as MPRPDGRRLLRLEVRNSQTPIERKPEWIKTRAKMGPEYNALQSLVKREGLHTVCQEAGCPNIFECWEDREATFLIGGEQCTRRCDFCQIDTGKPAELDRDEPRRVAESVQQMELRYATITGVARDDLDDGGAWLYAETVRQIHGLMPDTGVELLIPDFNAVPEQLAEVFSSRPEVLAHNVETVPRIFKRIRPAFRYERSLEVITRAREDGLVTKSNLILGMGETREEVSEALQDLHNAGCELITITQYLRPTPRHHPVERWVKPQEFVELQEEAEEIGYAGVMSGPLVRSSYRAGRLYQQAIEARKDRAA; from the coding sequence ATGCCAAGGCCTGACGGCCGGCGATTGCTCCGCTTGGAAGTCCGTAACAGCCAGACCCCCATTGAGCGCAAGCCGGAGTGGATCAAGACTCGGGCGAAGATGGGCCCGGAGTACAACGCACTCCAGAGCCTGGTGAAGCGCGAGGGTCTGCACACGGTCTGCCAGGAGGCCGGCTGTCCCAACATCTTCGAATGCTGGGAGGACCGCGAGGCCACCTTCCTCATCGGCGGTGAGCAGTGCACCCGGCGCTGTGACTTCTGCCAGATCGACACCGGCAAGCCCGCCGAGCTGGACCGTGATGAGCCGCGCCGGGTCGCCGAGTCCGTGCAGCAGATGGAGCTGCGCTACGCGACCATCACCGGCGTCGCCCGCGACGACCTGGATGACGGCGGCGCCTGGCTGTACGCCGAGACGGTCCGCCAGATCCACGGGCTGATGCCCGACACCGGCGTCGAGCTGCTGATCCCCGACTTCAACGCCGTGCCGGAACAGCTCGCCGAGGTCTTCTCCTCCCGGCCTGAGGTGCTCGCGCACAATGTCGAGACGGTCCCGCGGATCTTCAAGCGCATCCGCCCCGCCTTCCGCTACGAGCGCTCCCTCGAGGTCATCACCCGCGCCCGCGAGGACGGCCTCGTCACCAAGTCCAACCTGATCCTGGGCATGGGCGAGACCCGCGAGGAGGTCAGCGAGGCGCTGCAGGACCTGCACAACGCGGGCTGCGAGCTGATCACCATCACCCAGTATCTGCGGCCCACACCACGGCACCACCCCGTGGAGCGCTGGGTGAAGCCGCAGGAGTTCGTGGAGCTCCAGGAGGAGGCCGAAGAGATCGGCTACGCCGGTGTGATGTCCGGCCCGCTGGTCCGCTCCTCGTACCGCGCCGGACGCCTCTACCAGCAGGCCATCGAGGCCCGCAAGGACCGCGCAGCCTAG
- the lipB gene encoding lipoyl(octanoyl) transferase LipB gives MSELRYIHLGFGAEAVEYREAWQKQREVHAARFADEIPDTCLLLEHQPVYTAGRRTADSERPLDGTPVVDVDRGGKITWHGPGQLVGYPILKLPRPVDVVAHVRRLEEALILTCAEFGLETTRIEGRSGVWVLGDPLERRSRDAAQVEGPDRGTREGHSAGAESRRSATKSAAAGEERPALGGLALDFDPGAADEEYDARMMGPEYAPSNAGQRREDRKLAAIGIRVAKGVTMHGFALNCDPDNTWFDRIVPCGIRDAGVTSLSGELGRNVPVAEVLPVVEKHLRGVLETAELRPRAVEAV, from the coding sequence GTGAGCGAGCTGCGCTATATCCACCTGGGCTTTGGTGCGGAGGCGGTGGAGTACCGAGAGGCGTGGCAGAAGCAGCGTGAGGTCCATGCGGCCCGGTTCGCGGACGAGATCCCGGACACCTGTCTGCTGCTGGAGCACCAGCCGGTGTACACGGCCGGGCGGCGCACGGCGGACAGCGAGCGCCCCCTGGACGGCACCCCGGTGGTCGATGTGGACCGGGGCGGGAAGATCACCTGGCATGGCCCCGGCCAGCTGGTGGGCTACCCGATCCTGAAGCTGCCCCGCCCGGTGGATGTGGTCGCCCATGTCCGCCGCCTGGAGGAAGCGCTCATCCTCACCTGCGCGGAGTTCGGCCTGGAGACCACCAGGATCGAGGGCCGCAGCGGGGTGTGGGTGCTGGGCGATCCCCTCGAGCGGCGCAGCCGAGACGCAGCGCAGGTTGAGGGTCCCGACCGAGGGACGAGGGAGGGGCACTCGGCCGGAGCGGAGTCGAGGCGGAGCGCGACCAAGAGCGCAGCCGCAGGCGAGGAACGGCCCGCACTGGGTGGTCTCGCACTGGACTTCGATCCTGGGGCCGCGGACGAGGAGTACGACGCCCGGATGATGGGCCCTGAGTACGCCCCGTCCAACGCGGGCCAGCGCCGGGAGGACCGCAAGCTCGCCGCCATCGGTATCCGGGTCGCCAAGGGCGTCACGATGCACGGCTTCGCGCTGAACTGCGATCCGGACAACACCTGGTTCGACCGGATCGTGCCGTGCGGTATCCGGGACGCCGGTGTGACCTCGCTCTCAGGCGAGCTGGGCAGGAATGTGCCGGTCGCCGAGGTACTTCCGGTAGTGGAGAAGCACCTGCGCGGCGTGCTTGAAACGGCGGAGCTCCGGCCCCGCGCGGTAGAAGCCGTATGA
- a CDS encoding regulator: MSTERPGSSSQQRTPNRQLAALIAEAGFSNAGLARRVDQLGLEHGLDLRYDKTSVTRWLRGQQPRGTTPALIAEVFTRRLGRRLTAQDLGLDACAPVYAGLEFAATPAEATDIVSGLWRKDSGSHTELRKIAFTPAGLVVPSRDWLIGRPDERVARGEVSEPRVPAQGRGPTVTRLRADRLEQVERGPGQRVTHGDVAALRSVAELFRALDHTYGGGHARQALVRYLEHEAEPMLRGSYGEQIGRRLFAAAADLTRLAGWTAYDIAAHGLAQRYFVQALRLAQAAGDRAYGSYVLVTMSRQAVYLGHGREAVQLARVAQQGVGASAAPVVQALLHSAEARGHGVLGEVRACTASLARAERALEAARPGEEVPYWARFFDEAQLADEFGHCHRDLQQYRAAAAQHAERSLQLRGSGYARSRLFCRVVLATARLGLGEIEQACSLGAEAAHAAAEMRSVRAHEYVRDFERRLEPYRDAAPVRGYRDRVAALG; this comes from the coding sequence ATGTCGACGGAACGACCTGGGAGTTCGTCCCAGCAGCGCACTCCCAACCGCCAGCTCGCCGCGCTGATCGCGGAGGCAGGTTTCTCCAACGCCGGGCTCGCCCGGAGAGTCGATCAGCTCGGCCTGGAACACGGGCTCGATCTCCGGTATGACAAGACCTCGGTGACCCGCTGGCTGCGTGGCCAGCAGCCGCGCGGGACGACGCCCGCGTTGATCGCCGAGGTCTTCACCCGACGGCTCGGGCGGCGCCTGACCGCGCAGGACCTCGGTCTGGACGCGTGTGCGCCGGTATATGCCGGGCTGGAGTTCGCGGCGACCCCGGCCGAGGCCACGGACATCGTCAGCGGGCTGTGGCGCAAGGACTCCGGCAGCCATACGGAGCTGCGGAAGATCGCGTTCACCCCGGCGGGCCTGGTGGTGCCCAGCCGGGACTGGCTGATCGGCCGCCCGGACGAGCGGGTCGCCCGGGGTGAGGTGTCCGAGCCCCGGGTGCCCGCGCAGGGGCGGGGACCGACGGTCACCCGGCTGCGGGCGGACCGGCTGGAGCAGGTCGAGCGGGGGCCCGGACAGCGGGTGACCCATGGGGATGTCGCCGCGCTGCGTTCGGTCGCGGAGCTCTTCCGGGCGCTCGACCACACCTACGGCGGCGGCCATGCCCGGCAGGCGCTGGTGCGCTATCTGGAGCATGAGGCCGAGCCGATGCTGCGCGGGAGCTATGGCGAGCAGATCGGGCGCAGGCTGTTCGCGGCGGCCGCCGATCTGACCCGGCTGGCCGGGTGGACGGCCTACGACATCGCGGCTCACGGGCTGGCCCAGCGGTATTTCGTACAGGCGCTGCGGCTGGCGCAGGCGGCCGGGGACCGGGCGTACGGCAGCTATGTCCTGGTGACGATGAGCCGTCAGGCGGTCTATCTGGGGCATGGCCGGGAGGCGGTGCAGCTGGCCCGGGTCGCCCAGCAGGGTGTGGGCGCCTCGGCGGCGCCGGTGGTGCAGGCGCTGCTGCACTCCGCGGAGGCCCGGGGCCATGGGGTGCTGGGCGAGGTGCGGGCGTGCACCGCCTCGCTGGCCCGGGCGGAGCGGGCCCTGGAGGCGGCCCGGCCGGGTGAGGAGGTGCCGTACTGGGCACGGTTCTTCGACGAGGCACAGCTGGCGGATGAGTTCGGCCACTGTCACCGGGATCTCCAGCAGTACCGGGCGGCGGCGGCGCAGCACGCTGAGCGGTCCTTGCAGCTGCGCGGCTCGGGGTACGCGCGCAGCAGGCTGTTCTGCCGGGTGGTGCTGGCGACGGCGCGGCTGGGTCTCGGTGAGATCGAGCAGGCCTGCTCACTGGGCGCGGAGGCGGCCCACGCGGCGGCGGAGATGCGCTCGGTACGGGCCCATGAGTATGTACGCGACTTTGAGCGGCGCCTTGAGCCCTACCGCGACGCGGCCCCGGTACGCGGCTATCGGGACCGCGTGGCGGCGCTGGGCTAG
- a CDS encoding Gfo/Idh/MocA family protein, producing the protein MRFGLLGTGHWAEHVHAVALDAHPRAELMGVWGRRPEAAAAVAERFGARPYEDVDALLADCDAVAIAVPPDVQAPLAVRAAEAGRPLLLDKPLATTVAGAQQVVAAADRSGVRSVVFFTLRFAATSARWIAEQTMTGGWFTGRADWYSPVFGGADSPYTASPWRREKGALWDVGPHALSVLLPVLGDVVSLADITAARGPGDTVHLALRHTSGASSTLTVSHSAPTAACGVTAELRGNSGIVTLPERDAPPAEAHGRAIDALLSDTPHPCDAGFALRVTEILAAAESQLPR; encoded by the coding sequence GTGAGGTTCGGACTGCTGGGCACCGGGCACTGGGCGGAGCACGTCCACGCGGTCGCGCTCGACGCACACCCCCGGGCGGAGCTCATGGGCGTCTGGGGCCGCCGCCCGGAAGCCGCCGCGGCGGTGGCGGAGCGCTTCGGCGCCCGGCCGTACGAGGACGTCGACGCGCTGCTGGCCGACTGTGACGCGGTCGCGATCGCCGTGCCGCCGGATGTCCAGGCACCCCTGGCGGTGCGCGCCGCCGAGGCGGGCCGCCCGCTGCTGCTGGACAAGCCGCTGGCCACCACGGTCGCGGGCGCCCAGCAGGTGGTGGCGGCGGCCGACCGGAGCGGCGTCCGCTCGGTCGTCTTCTTCACCCTCCGGTTCGCCGCGACATCAGCGCGGTGGATCGCCGAGCAGACCATGACCGGCGGCTGGTTCACCGGCCGCGCGGACTGGTACTCACCGGTATTCGGCGGCGCCGACAGCCCGTATACGGCCTCGCCCTGGCGGCGGGAGAAGGGGGCCCTGTGGGATGTCGGCCCGCACGCCCTCTCCGTACTGCTGCCGGTGCTCGGCGATGTCGTCAGCCTGGCGGACATCACCGCCGCCCGCGGCCCGGGCGATACGGTCCACCTGGCCCTGCGGCACACCAGCGGCGCCTCCAGCACCCTCACCGTCAGCCACTCCGCACCGACAGCCGCCTGCGGCGTAACCGCCGAACTGCGCGGCAACTCGGGCATCGTCACCCTTCCCGAGCGCGACGCCCCACCGGCCGAGGCCCACGGCCGGGCCATTGACGCCCTGCTCAGCGATACACCTCACCCCTGCGACGCCGGTTTCGCCCTGCGCGTCACGGAGATCCTGGCCGCAGCGGAGTCCCAGCTCCCTCGGTGA
- a CDS encoding 5-carboxymethyl-2-hydroxymuconate Delta-isomerase, whose translation MPHITVDYAAPLAYTFDRHAFGRELHSVIEKTIDASAAACRTRFRRIEECVIADGAEDIDMVHIEVAIHAGRSPEAKAGLAEAVMELARAQLPAAGRQLHTSVHITDLDPRAYVAHKTGKVEHKASKGDKGDKGETSA comes from the coding sequence GTGCCGCACATCACCGTCGATTACGCCGCGCCGCTCGCCTATACCTTTGACCGCCATGCGTTCGGCCGGGAGCTGCACTCGGTGATCGAGAAGACCATCGACGCCTCGGCGGCCGCCTGCAGGACGCGGTTCCGGCGGATCGAGGAGTGCGTGATCGCGGACGGCGCCGAGGACATCGACATGGTCCATATCGAGGTGGCGATCCATGCCGGACGCAGCCCCGAGGCCAAGGCGGGGCTGGCCGAGGCCGTCATGGAGCTGGCCAGGGCCCAGCTACCGGCGGCGGGCCGCCAGCTGCACACCTCCGTGCACATCACCGATCTGGACCCGCGGGCCTACGTCGCGCACAAGACGGGCAAGGTCGAGCACAAGGCGAGTAAAGGGGATAAGGGGGACAAGGGGGAAACGTCCGCGTGA